A window from Triticum aestivum cultivar Chinese Spring chromosome 6D, IWGSC CS RefSeq v2.1, whole genome shotgun sequence encodes these proteins:
- the LOC123146308 gene encoding wall-associated receptor kinase 1, producing the protein MAMAMTTTTPSQSHSQPLPVILLLFLLLSAAIPHLILEAAAAEQDEQQPITLADCPNKCGNMSIPYPFGMKPGCFREGFQVTCNDSFNPHRAYLANSGAYQHIFEEHDRVEPEWSQVWNRSLDNTAFELIDISIANGEARAYGAVSSVCSQNRNDYISNNQMMHLGNKISPFLLSTERNVLIGVGWRVQIRVYSHLWSPSVPGNSQKELMLSCISDLMEPQFLAFATNGSCKGRGCCEAALPEALPITVLGLAFTMSQTNTLFKTNPCSYAMVVESLWYNFSTPDMYGYEVLPNRYPRGVPFVIDFSIPNGSCPAKGQPPPPDYACVSGNSSCANATSGQGYVCKCLDHYDGNPYIVNGCQDINECKLRDLYPCSADGVCKNRLGGYDCPCKPGMKGDGIKGTCADKFPIAARVILGGIGGVFVIAAISLLILLHKEKKKTREFYEKNGGRTLEKANFIKLFEKEKLKPILKSSNFIGKGAFGEVYKGLLDNEQVAVKKPITGSVLENEQFANEVIIQSQIIHKNIVRLVGCCLEVDAPILVYEFLCNGSLDDILHDNRKVPLNLGVRLSIAAESADGLVYMHSKTSTKILHGDVKPANILLDDKFVPKISDFGISRLIARDIQHTGSIIGDMSYMDPVYLQTGLLTEKSDVYSFGVVILELISRKKATHSDGGSLVNNFLEAYKKEKKATPLFDEEIAVTEDLEILDSLASIAVECLNLDVDQRPWMTDVAERLIILDRSRKSQFTLHVPV; encoded by the exons atggccatggccatgaccACGACCACGCCCTCGCAATCCCATTCCCAGCCGCTTCCAGTAATCCTACTCCTGTTCCTCCTCCTTTCAGCGGCGATTCCTCACTTGATCCTGGAGGCTGCTGCTGCTGAGCAAGATGAGCAGCAGCCGATCACACTTGCGGATTGCCCCAACAAGTGCGGCAACATGAGCATTCCCTACCCGTTCGGCATGAAGCCTGGCTGCTTCCGCGAGGGCTTCCAGGTCACCTGCAATGACTCCTTCAATCCTCATCGCGCCTACCTTGCCAACAGCGGAGCATATCAGCATATATTCGAGGAGCACGACAGGGTGGAG CCAGAGTGGAGTCAAGTTTGGAATAGATCACTGGATAATACGGCGTTTGAGCTCATCGATATATCCATTGCAAATGGTGAGGCGCGAGCCTATGGCGCGGTATCATCTGTCTGCAGCCAAAATCGAAACGATTACATAAGCAATAATCAAATGATGCATTTGGGCAACAAGATAAGTCCGTTCCTCCTGTCGACAGAGCGCAATGTTCTCATCGGCGTCGGCTGGAGAGTCCAGATTAGGGTCTATAGCCATCTATGGTCGCCGTCAGTACCTGGCAACTCACAGAAGGAATTAATGCTCTCCTGCATTTCAGATCTCATGGAGCCGCAGTTCCTCGCGTTCGCGACCAACGGGTCATGCAAGGGGCGGGGCTGCTGTGAAGCTGCCTTGCCGGAAGCGCTTCCCATCACCGTGCTTGGTCTGGCGTTCACTATGAGCCAAACAAACACGTTGTTTAAGACCAACCCGTGCTCCTACGCCATGGTGGTGGAGAGCTTATGGTACAACTTCTCCACGCCAGACATGTATGGCTACGAGGTGCTACCCAATAGATACCCGAGGGGCGTCCCTTTCGTGATCGATTTCTCCATCCCGAACGGTTCATGTCCGGCGAAAGGCCAACCGCCACCTCCAGACTACGCCTGCGTCAGCGGCAACAGCTCCTGTGCCAACGCGACTAGTGGCCAGGGGTATGTCTGCAAATGCTTGGACCATTACGATGGCAACCCTTACATCGTCAATGGATGCCAAG ACATCAATGAGTGCAAGCTCCGCGATTTGTATCCTTGCTCCGCTGACGGGGTATGCAAAAATAGGTTAGGAGGCTATGATTGTCCATGTAAACCAGGAATGAAAGGCGACGGCATTAAAGGAACCTGCGCAGATAAATTCCCCATAGCAGCACGGGTGATTTTGG GTGGAATAGGTGGTGTTTTTGTCATTGCAGCAATATCATTGCTTATTCTTCTTcacaaagagaaaaagaaaactagAGAATTTTATGAGAAGAACGGTGGGCGAACATTAGAGAAGGCAAATTTCATAAAACTGTTTGAGAAGGAGAAGCTCAAGCCAATTTTGAAGAGTAGCAATTTTATTGGAAAAGGTGCCTTCGGTGAAGTTTACAAGGGCCTTCTTGATAATGAACAAGTCGCTGTTAAGAAACCTATTACTGGTAGTGTGCTGGAGAATGAACAATTTGCAAATGAAGTCATCATTCAATCTCAAATCATCCACAAGAACATCGTTAGGCTTGTGGGTTGTTGCCTAGAAGTTGATGCCCCGATTCTAGTCTATGAGTTTCTCTGCAATGGTAGCCTCGATGACATTCTTCATGACAACAGGAAGGTGCCTCTGAACTTGGGTGTGCGTTTAAGTATTGCCGCAGAATCAGCTGATGGTCTGGTTTATATGCACTCAAAAACCAGTACCAAGATCCTACATGGTGATGTTAAACCAGCAAATATACTTTTGGATGATAAGTTTGTGCCAAAGATCTCAGATTTTGGCATATCAAGGTTGATTGCGAGAGACATACAACATACTGGATCTATCATTGGTGACATGAGTTATATGGATCCAGTATATCTGCAAACAGGGCTACTAACAGAAAAAAGTGATGTCTATAGTTTTGGAGTTGTCATCTTGGAGCTTATTAGTAGGAAGAAAGCCACACATTCCGACGGCGGTAGCTTAGTAAACAATTTCCTTGAAGCTTACAAGAAAGAGAAGAAAGCAACTCCATTATTTGACGAGGAAATTGCGGTAACAGAAGACTTGGAGATTCTTGATAGCTTGGCCTCTATCGCTGTGGAATGTCTTAACCTTGATGTGGATCAAAGACCATGGATGACAGACGTAGCAGAGCGTCTTATCATACTGGATCGATCCCGTAAGTCACAATTTACGCTGCATGTTCCAGTTTGA